The nucleotide window CGAACCCGTGATCTGCCGCTGGCGATGCGTTATGAGCTCTTGATGCGTCTTGCGGAGAACCTGGATGATCATCCGATCGTGCTTGAAAGGGTGCCCGAGAACCAACGGCATACCTTCTTGAGCGACGCAGAAGACAAGGTTGTGCTGCGGCTTGCGCTCGAAGCCGGCGTTGAAGACCTGCCGGAGTTTGTCGAGCATCTGCGCGTGAATGAAAAACTGACCACCAGACTTTTGCTACGGTCAGTCTGCTGTGGTCGTCTAAGGTTCTTTGCGGCGGCGCTGGCCAATTTGGGGCAGGTTCCCCTGCCAAGGCTGTGCAAGCTGCTGATGACCGTTCGCCGCTCCGCGTTGCAGGCCATGCTTCGCAAGGCTGGACTTCCGCTCAGATCTCACAGTGCGTTCTTGCTGGCCATCGACATCGCGCGCAAGGCCGAGGCCGATTTCACCTACGATCTCGCTCTGGATGAAGCGCGAATGCTGACCGAAACACTTCTTGCCGAAATGCAGGACGGATCGCTCGGCGCTGATGAAGACGTCACGGCATTCCTGCGCCGGTTCGCGATTGATGTGGCGAGGCTCGAAGCAAGGTTGCTGGTCAAGAACAGCGGTTTGGCCATCACTGCTGCCGCCTGATCCGCCAATTTGTTTCTATTGCCAGAAACACTTTCTTGGAAGATTGGCTTGCGAAGTGCAGTGGGCGCTTCGCCCGCATGGATGCGTGTAGTAGCGGCTGTCACTTCCTGGTTGTCGCTTAGCACGATAGCGAAATGAATCGGCTGTAGGGTCGTTGGGGCAGCTGCTTGCTGACTTTGCCGGTTTCACATTTTGCCTTATCGCGTGTTTGTTACCAGCTGGCTCTTTTACAGCAACGCACTTGCCATTCTTTAGTTCCTGCGAACGTCCGCACACCAGTGGGCAAACACGGCCTTTTGACTGAGCTAGTTTTTCCAAAGATTCGGGACTTGGATCCAAAGAGGAAAACTCGAATCCTGCTTCCTTCGTATAGGTCTTAAGTGCGTTTTTGCTGCGTTTGCCCCAAATTCCGTCTATCTGACCGACAGAGCACCCAAGACGATTCAACTCGGTCTGCATGGCTCTTGCCAATTCTTTGGTGTCCGTCTGCTTCTCTGAAAACTCGATTTGTGGCGCTTGGGGTGCATTCATTGCCGGAAGGCTTGCAACTTGCTGTGTGCTTTCAATAGGTGCAGCAGGCGACAACGGTTTTGCGGGACCTGAACCGGGCGACGGAGTGTTTTGCGCCTTCTCTTGTGAAAGTGCGATGTTCTGTTTCTTAAGCGCGGCGATTTTTAATCTCGCTAAATGCGCATAGACACCCTCGGGGTACTTACTGAGGTAGCTCTCAAACATCGCTGGTTCGAGGGCATTTTGAATAGATTGCCAATAAGCGACTTCTATTGCGTCTTTTTGGTTGTCGTGTGCTCTGATTTCGTTTGCTTTTTGGTCTTTGATTTCTTGAATACGAAGATTTGCGATCTCTGCAAATTGGCCCTCGGGATATCGCTTCAGATAAGACTTGAAATACGCAGCGGATTTGCTGTCTTTGATCGAATTCCAAAAGGCCAGTTCAATTTGTGGATCCACTTTGGGTTCATTTGGAATTTGCGGATCTTGTTGTCTCAAAATGACTTCGCCAGTGAGAGAAGAGTTCTCCCATGGCACCTGTTTGCCGTTTGTTGCGGCCAGCACATCGCGGCGAACTAGAACGAGTTCACGCGTGATATCAAGCCCGGGCGTGCCAAGATGCTTCAACAACGAACTCGTAAAGGGACTATTGGCGCCACGACCATCCAGTGCAACGTTCCCAGGCTGGGTTGCGAAGGAAATCAACGTGCCCACACCAGACCCAATTTTTGCCAAACCTTTGCCGACTGACCCGGATCGTGTGCCCATTGAGCGAGCAAGGTTTTCCGCAAGAGGGTTATCTCGGCAGGCATCAAGAAAAACTAGGTTTACATTGGCACTACGTTCCATTGCACTCAGGATCAGGTTGGCTGGCATCGCCTCGAATTCAAGATCAAGATAAGAACCGAGCCGGGCGTCGATTGGCACAAGATAG belongs to Roseibium porphyridii and includes:
- a CDS encoding caspase family protein, with protein sequence MKHFLTIFFYFVLFLGAALAERRVALVIGNSDYQNVPRLQNPKNDADGMTRKLSSLGFEVTTGVDLSLTEMRTTIHSFVKNLKGADLALFFYAGHGLQVNGSNYLVPIDARLGSYLDLEFEAMPANLILSAMERSANVNLVFLDACRDNPLAENLARSMGTRSGSVGKGLAKIGSGVGTLISFATQPGNVALDGRGANSPFTSSLLKHLGTPGLDITRELVLVRRDVLAATNGKQVPWENSSLTGEVILRQQDPQIPNEPKVDPQIELAFWNSIKDSKSAAYFKSYLKRYPEGQFAEIANLRIQEIKDQKANEIRAHDNQKDAIEVAYWQSIQNALEPAMFESYLSKYPEGVYAHLARLKIAALKKQNIALSQEKAQNTPSPGSGPAKPLSPAAPIESTQQVASLPAMNAPQAPQIEFSEKQTDTKELARAMQTELNRLGCSVGQIDGIWGKRSKNALKTYTKEAGFEFSSLDPSPESLEKLAQSKGRVCPLVCGRSQELKNGKCVAVKEPAGNKHAIRQNVKPAKSASSCPNDPTADSFRYRAKRQPGSDSRYYTHPCGRSAHCTSQANLPRKCFWQ
- a CDS encoding DUF2336 domain-containing protein yields the protein MTVHDILQLNDDNECTLDIQAAQEFAQRYLDAEEGSQERTSMAAALTILLDDPSRSVRKAIANILASSEHAPGHVIRCLASDVDEVAIPILKSSPILSEAELVDLLAEGSDAVQCAIASRHDLSASISAAICEVGSEPACRSLLQNANAHVLQSSLLRLAQRFEDRPDICDQLLRTRDLPLAMRYELLMRLAENLDDHPIVLERVPENQRHTFLSDAEDKVVLRLALEAGVEDLPEFVEHLRVNEKLTTRLLLRSVCCGRLRFFAAALANLGQVPLPRLCKLLMTVRRSALQAMLRKAGLPLRSHSAFLLAIDIARKAEADFTYDLALDEARMLTETLLAEMQDGSLGADEDVTAFLRRFAIDVARLEARLLVKNSGLAITAAA